A window of Pelagicoccus enzymogenes contains these coding sequences:
- a CDS encoding efflux RND transporter periplasmic adaptor subunit encodes MKRFVTIILILALGGGAYYYFNKKSAADKDSQEPKYQFAKIERRTIQNLVSATGTLAARDVVEISTQVSGILDEVRADFNDEVQANQLIAVIDPSVLDAQVSIAKADLMRTQAQLLQAKNNYERFKPVHEKGFLSDNDFQPYQIALQTAEANLLSSQANLSRAEKNRGYAEIRSPISGIVIDRTVEPGQTVAASLSAPKLFTIAADLSDMEILAQVDESDIGQIKVGQPVRFTVAAYIDRTFDGVVEEIRLLPSVVQNVVNYTVVVGAPNKRGQLMPGMTASLDFVVAEVDNVLSVPTAALSLRANDEMRAVQEARRAQMMERRAQGGFGGGQGGGGERAERPNREGGGFGGGAGGPGGEGGQRRRNMQMLWYFQDGELTMLPVRAGVTDGAFTEVLTLRDQEIPEDLEFISRVNNPSNAPSSSSSNERPTGLRRLGF; translated from the coding sequence ATGAAACGATTTGTCACCATCATCCTGATACTCGCCCTTGGCGGCGGAGCCTATTACTACTTCAACAAGAAGTCCGCAGCGGACAAGGACAGCCAAGAACCCAAATACCAGTTCGCCAAGATCGAGCGCCGCACCATTCAAAATCTGGTATCGGCCACCGGCACCCTCGCCGCTCGAGACGTAGTTGAAATCTCTACACAGGTTTCCGGAATCCTCGACGAGGTCCGAGCCGACTTCAACGACGAGGTCCAAGCCAACCAGCTCATCGCCGTGATCGACCCTTCCGTGCTCGACGCCCAGGTTTCCATCGCCAAAGCCGACCTGATGCGCACCCAGGCCCAGCTCCTCCAGGCCAAAAACAACTACGAGCGCTTCAAGCCCGTGCACGAAAAAGGCTTCCTCTCCGACAACGATTTCCAGCCCTATCAGATCGCCCTGCAAACCGCCGAAGCGAATCTGCTCAGCTCCCAAGCCAACCTCTCGCGGGCCGAGAAAAACCGCGGATACGCCGAAATCCGGTCCCCCATCTCCGGCATCGTCATCGACCGTACCGTCGAACCCGGCCAAACAGTGGCCGCCAGCCTCAGCGCACCTAAGCTCTTCACCATTGCCGCCGACTTGTCCGACATGGAAATCCTCGCCCAAGTCGACGAAAGCGACATCGGGCAAATCAAGGTCGGCCAGCCGGTCCGATTCACCGTGGCCGCTTACATCGACCGTACCTTCGACGGCGTCGTCGAGGAGATCCGCCTCCTTCCTTCCGTGGTGCAGAACGTGGTCAACTACACCGTGGTGGTCGGCGCTCCTAACAAGCGGGGACAGCTGATGCCCGGCATGACCGCCAGCTTGGACTTCGTGGTGGCCGAGGTGGACAACGTGCTTTCCGTACCCACTGCAGCCCTGAGCCTACGGGCCAACGACGAGATGCGAGCCGTACAGGAAGCGCGCCGCGCCCAAATGATGGAACGCCGCGCCCAAGGCGGTTTCGGCGGCGGACAAGGCGGCGGAGGCGAACGCGCGGAACGCCCCAACCGCGAAGGCGGAGGCTTTGGTGGCGGAGCAGGCGGCCCTGGAGGCGAAGGCGGGCAACGTCGTCGCAACATGCAGATGCTCTGGTATTTCCAAGACGGCGAGCTGACCATGTTGCCCGTGCGGGCCGGCGTGACGGACGGCGCCTTCACCGAAGTGCTCACGCTGCGCGACCAAGAGATTCCCGAAGACCTGGAATTCATCTCACGCGTCAACAATCCTTCGAACGCTCCCTCTTCTTCCTCCAGCAACGAACGTCCCACCGGACTCCGTCGCCTTGGATTCTAG
- a CDS encoding ABC transporter ATP-binding protein: MQPVIQTSKLRKTYHLAEPVHALRSVDITIEPGEFVSIMGASGSGKSTLMNIIGCLDRPTEGTYKLDGIEVSGMGRDQRADIRNQKIGFVFQGFNLLARTTAVANVELPLVYHRGKAFRNSTERARKCLERVGLAERMDHHPSQLSGGQQQRVAIARALVNEPTLILADEPTGNLDTRTSLDIMGLFQELNEEGATILIVTHEPEIATYTKRCIEMRDGLVVADNQVEKRRNAKTDLANFTSVTGI, from the coding sequence ATGCAACCGGTCATCCAAACTTCCAAGCTGCGCAAAACCTACCACCTAGCGGAACCCGTACACGCCCTGCGCAGCGTCGACATCACCATCGAGCCGGGCGAGTTCGTATCCATCATGGGCGCTTCCGGCTCCGGCAAGTCGACTCTCATGAATATCATAGGCTGCCTCGATCGACCCACCGAAGGCACCTACAAGCTGGACGGGATCGAGGTCAGCGGCATGGGACGCGACCAGCGGGCCGACATCCGCAACCAAAAGATCGGCTTCGTCTTCCAGGGCTTCAACCTGCTCGCCCGCACCACCGCCGTGGCCAACGTGGAGCTTCCTCTCGTCTACCACCGCGGCAAAGCCTTTCGCAATAGCACTGAGCGTGCCCGCAAGTGTCTCGAACGGGTCGGCCTTGCCGAACGCATGGACCACCACCCGTCCCAACTTTCCGGAGGCCAACAGCAGCGCGTCGCCATCGCCCGAGCCCTCGTAAACGAACCTACCCTCATCCTCGCCGACGAGCCGACAGGAAATTTGGATACACGCACCTCCCTCGACATTATGGGTCTCTTCCAAGAGCTCAACGAAGAGGGCGCCACCATCCTTATCGTCACCCACGAGCCCGAAATTGCCACCTACACCAAACGCTGCATCGAAATGCGAGACGGGCTAGTCGTGGCCGACAACCAAGTCGAAAAGCGCCGCAACGCCAAGACCGACCTCGCCAACTTCACCTCCGTCACCGGCATCTAA
- a CDS encoding ABC transporter permease: MKIWKLLEAARQSLLKNKTRSALTMFGIIIGVAAVIVMMAMGTGAQKNIEERISSMGTNLLMIRNGTNSRGGVSRGAGSSRSLTMEDADAIRREATLIEAVSPTVSVSGQVIGGGKNWYTQAQGVHMDYLFNRSWDLTEGSMFTDAELRSRAKVAVLGSTVAENLFPDQSPIGQSIRIRNVPFKVIGQLEKKGQNSFGRDQDDLILIPVTTALFRLVGDRQWVSDIYASARNIEDTEAASQQITEILRRNHKLVDGQEDDFNIRTQTELTEMFTSTTAALTQLLMWIAFVSLIVGGVGVMNIMLVSVTERTREIGVRVSVGARGSDILYQFLIEAIALSLTGGIVGVLLSWGVAYFMESQQGMTMIIETWVVAAALGVSVSIGLIFGLFPAYKAAQLDPIDALRHE, from the coding sequence ATGAAAATTTGGAAACTCTTAGAAGCCGCCCGCCAGAGCCTGCTAAAAAACAAGACCCGCAGCGCTTTGACCATGTTCGGCATTATCATCGGCGTCGCAGCAGTCATCGTCATGATGGCCATGGGCACCGGTGCCCAGAAGAACATCGAAGAACGTATTTCTTCAATGGGTACAAACCTGCTCATGATCCGCAACGGCACAAACTCCCGAGGCGGCGTCAGTCGCGGCGCCGGATCCTCCCGCAGCCTCACCATGGAAGATGCCGACGCGATTCGCCGTGAAGCCACCCTCATCGAAGCCGTGTCGCCCACCGTATCCGTCAGCGGTCAGGTCATCGGCGGAGGAAAGAACTGGTACACCCAAGCCCAAGGCGTGCACATGGACTACTTGTTCAACCGCAGTTGGGATCTGACAGAAGGCTCCATGTTCACCGACGCCGAACTGCGCTCCCGAGCCAAAGTCGCCGTGCTCGGCTCCACCGTGGCGGAGAACCTCTTTCCCGACCAAAGCCCTATCGGCCAAAGTATCCGCATCCGCAACGTGCCCTTCAAAGTCATCGGGCAACTGGAAAAGAAAGGGCAAAATTCCTTCGGCCGCGACCAGGACGACCTCATCCTCATTCCCGTCACCACCGCTCTCTTCCGCCTCGTCGGCGATCGCCAATGGGTGAGCGATATCTACGCAAGCGCCCGCAACATCGAGGACACCGAAGCTGCGTCCCAACAGATCACCGAGATCCTCCGCCGCAACCACAAGCTGGTGGACGGACAGGAGGACGACTTCAACATCCGTACCCAAACGGAACTTACAGAAATGTTCACCTCCACCACCGCCGCCCTCACCCAGCTGCTCATGTGGATCGCCTTCGTCTCCCTCATCGTGGGCGGGGTGGGCGTCATGAACATAATGCTGGTCTCGGTGACCGAACGCACCCGCGAAATCGGGGTACGCGTTTCGGTTGGAGCCCGCGGATCGGATATCCTCTATCAATTCCTCATCGAGGCCATCGCCCTCAGTCTTACCGGAGGCATCGTGGGCGTATTGCTCTCATGGGGAGTCGCCTATTTCATGGAAAGCCAACAAGGCATGACCATGATAATCGAAACCTGGGTAGTAGCCGCCGCCCTCGGCGTATCTGTATCCATAGGATTGATATTCGGACTTTTCCCCGCCTACAAAGCCGCCCAGCTCGATCCCATTGACGCCCTCCGGCACGAGTAA
- a CDS encoding TonB-dependent receptor plug domain-containing protein, with the protein MPLSHCKYPAQSRSARQLVASTPALALLFLPLFSEAQELGGSDEEVFELSPFEVVAEATGYFQSNSMSGTRLNSKVEDLAQSITVMTTEQMQDFAMVDINDVFDHMAGTEGTSSYSLFETDRTGAVVDQVSLDPNNANRVRGIGNANIAFNNIGMTGYVPVDPLWLDSLELSRGPNANIFGLGNAAGTVNQVPATANLNHEFTKVDLRVDSYDGHRASIDVNRMLSDELAVRFSVAKQHTGFVRKPSGEDARRLSLQVKARPWENTTLAASWYKYDNESVRPNYTTPRDYYSSWVADGKPMWNTVTGLVTMGNGDVYGRGNVLGSTTPYTSRPSYFDGEESRSPFKISPNLDPYWTMGRLTRADRPFYNTDPYAAATTGVGMLRTKSTLQYSASQQPLYNSLVPPVSDKSIYDWEEVNLMGNSKAWDDTNIYMAQIDQLFLNSTKHTLAFQGTFMREDVVRNENQPMGRASVNSNVGQIQVDVNQVNLDGSPNPYAGLPYLRAEAPYRRDYTKLWDTTRAQGVYRVNFADDDGWTKWLGTQQVLGYYEYKDRQNRIYTYRNSPLNQNVDWIKKYYDLNIPLANRTTSNVDPIYGDAPSNYHMLNEFYYVGDTPGGGIEYAPSYFPTGVSAAYVWGHDPNNLRYDVSSIGFTPSPDGTAGQHNVQNVIKTDGFVLQSTLFDGKLVGTFGKRSDTVYDRNAPFATLTPDLLEYDFALTNRWNEGWREASGKSENLSIVARPFRDLDFLKSKVDGGSGISKLFAEALSGLSLTYNEADNFIAQGPAWDLDLNPLPNQTGTTTDKGFWMSMMEGRLSLRYVHYETKQSDLRQGDISTMAQRIMRMDGFVSNDSQALNRLVRNLQGREGGDTAGDDPAVMAPIMGLDVDYYTRLQQIADDNTYAAVNDMVSRGDELEINFNPNKFWTVSASVTKNEAINTAAGQTVDDYIANRMPVWTSFEDPRFYHDTVTIDGVEQLRTFWKPVDRLLTTDVDESAVDPIMLEGDYSHIPEGPGGNLLWWYIAGDEFNDGLGPYHNDQTPEARFISNVDSPLSVFRALVGRPRPQIRKYSAKFNTKYNLAGISEGSFLKHTSVGASVRWIDKANIGFYGMGYDPNKDLTLPENKITTLDTNRPIYSPAETFVDLFVTYKTKLFDDKVAATFQLNVKNAFENGGGLQATQAYLDGTVATYRIIDPRQFILSASFDM; encoded by the coding sequence ATGCCACTATCACACTGCAAATACCCCGCGCAATCGCGCTCTGCGAGGCAACTTGTCGCCTCTACGCCAGCTCTGGCGCTGCTGTTCCTTCCGCTGTTCTCTGAAGCCCAAGAATTGGGCGGCAGCGACGAGGAAGTCTTCGAGCTATCGCCCTTCGAGGTCGTTGCCGAGGCAACAGGCTACTTCCAATCGAACTCGATGTCGGGCACCCGCTTGAACTCGAAAGTCGAGGACTTGGCTCAATCGATCACGGTGATGACCACCGAGCAAATGCAAGACTTCGCCATGGTCGACATCAACGACGTGTTCGACCACATGGCCGGCACCGAAGGCACAAGCTCCTACTCGCTCTTCGAGACGGACCGTACCGGGGCCGTCGTCGACCAAGTCAGCCTCGACCCCAACAACGCCAACCGCGTCCGCGGCATCGGCAACGCCAACATCGCCTTCAACAATATCGGCATGACCGGCTACGTGCCCGTGGATCCGCTATGGCTGGACTCCCTCGAGCTCAGCCGCGGGCCCAACGCCAACATTTTCGGCTTGGGCAACGCCGCCGGCACCGTCAACCAAGTGCCCGCTACCGCTAACCTGAACCACGAATTCACCAAGGTCGACCTGCGAGTGGACAGCTACGACGGTCACCGCGCCTCGATCGACGTGAACCGCATGCTCTCCGACGAGCTCGCCGTTCGCTTCAGCGTGGCCAAGCAGCACACCGGCTTCGTCCGCAAGCCTTCCGGCGAGGACGCCCGCCGCCTCAGCCTGCAGGTCAAGGCCCGTCCCTGGGAAAACACCACCCTGGCCGCTTCCTGGTACAAGTACGACAACGAGTCGGTACGGCCCAACTACACCACCCCTCGCGACTACTACTCCAGCTGGGTCGCGGACGGAAAGCCCATGTGGAACACCGTCACCGGCCTCGTCACCATGGGCAACGGAGACGTATACGGTCGAGGCAACGTGCTCGGCTCCACCACTCCCTATACCAGCCGCCCCTCCTATTTCGACGGGGAAGAGAGCCGCTCGCCCTTCAAGATCTCTCCCAACCTCGATCCCTATTGGACCATGGGACGGCTCACCCGCGCAGATCGGCCCTTCTACAATACCGACCCATACGCAGCGGCCACTACCGGCGTCGGCATGCTGAGGACAAAGTCCACCCTCCAGTACAGCGCCAGCCAGCAGCCGCTCTACAACTCATTGGTTCCGCCCGTCTCGGACAAGTCGATTTACGACTGGGAAGAAGTTAACTTGATGGGTAACAGCAAGGCCTGGGACGACACCAACATCTATATGGCCCAGATCGACCAGCTCTTCCTCAACTCCACCAAGCACACCCTCGCGTTCCAAGGCACCTTCATGAGGGAGGACGTGGTCCGCAACGAGAACCAGCCCATGGGCCGCGCCAGCGTCAACAGCAACGTTGGCCAAATCCAGGTCGACGTGAACCAGGTAAACCTGGACGGCAGCCCAAATCCCTACGCCGGACTTCCCTACCTCAGAGCCGAGGCCCCCTACCGCCGCGACTACACCAAGCTCTGGGACACCACCCGAGCCCAAGGCGTCTATCGCGTCAACTTCGCCGACGACGACGGCTGGACCAAGTGGCTCGGCACCCAGCAAGTCTTGGGCTACTACGAGTACAAGGATCGCCAAAACCGCATCTACACCTACCGCAACTCCCCGCTGAACCAGAATGTGGATTGGATCAAGAAGTACTACGACCTCAACATTCCGTTGGCCAACCGTACCACTTCTAACGTAGACCCAATCTACGGAGACGCTCCGAGCAACTACCATATGCTCAACGAGTTCTACTACGTGGGAGACACTCCCGGCGGCGGCATCGAATACGCTCCCTCCTACTTTCCCACCGGAGTCAGCGCCGCCTATGTTTGGGGCCACGATCCCAACAACTTGCGCTACGACGTTTCCTCCATCGGCTTCACGCCGAGCCCCGACGGCACCGCAGGGCAACACAATGTACAAAACGTCATCAAGACCGACGGATTCGTGCTCCAGAGCACCCTCTTCGACGGCAAGCTGGTGGGAACTTTCGGCAAACGTAGCGATACCGTCTACGACCGCAACGCCCCCTTCGCGACCCTGACCCCCGACCTGCTCGAGTACGACTTCGCCCTGACCAACCGTTGGAACGAAGGCTGGCGCGAGGCCAGCGGCAAGAGCGAAAACCTCTCCATCGTAGCTCGCCCCTTCCGCGACCTCGACTTCCTCAAGTCCAAGGTCGACGGCGGCAGCGGCATCAGCAAGCTCTTCGCCGAAGCCCTCAGCGGCCTCAGCCTCACCTACAACGAGGCGGATAACTTCATCGCCCAAGGCCCCGCCTGGGACCTCGACCTCAACCCCTTGCCCAACCAAACCGGCACTACCACCGACAAGGGCTTTTGGATGAGCATGATGGAAGGCCGCCTCTCGCTCCGCTACGTGCACTACGAAACCAAGCAAAGCGACCTCCGCCAAGGCGACATCAGCACCATGGCCCAGCGCATCATGCGCATGGACGGATTCGTCTCCAACGACAGCCAAGCCCTCAACCGCTTGGTCAGAAACCTGCAAGGACGCGAAGGCGGCGACACCGCTGGCGACGATCCCGCCGTCATGGCCCCCATCATGGGACTGGATGTAGATTACTACACTCGCTTGCAACAAATCGCCGACGACAACACTTACGCCGCCGTCAACGATATGGTTTCCCGCGGCGACGAGTTGGAGATCAACTTCAACCCCAACAAGTTCTGGACCGTCAGCGCCTCCGTCACCAAGAACGAGGCCATCAACACCGCCGCAGGTCAAACCGTCGACGACTACATCGCCAACCGCATGCCTGTCTGGACGAGCTTCGAGGATCCCCGCTTCTACCACGACACCGTCACCATCGACGGCGTCGAGCAGCTCCGCACCTTCTGGAAACCCGTCGACCGCCTCTTGACCACCGACGTGGACGAAAGCGCCGTGGACCCAATCATGCTCGAAGGCGACTACTCCCACATCCCCGAAGGTCCGGGCGGCAACCTGCTCTGGTGGTACATCGCTGGCGACGAGTTCAACGACGGCCTCGGTCCCTACCACAACGACCAAACTCCGGAAGCTCGCTTCATCTCGAACGTAGATTCCCCGCTGTCGGTATTCCGCGCCCTCGTCGGTCGCCCCCGCCCCCAAATCCGCAAGTACTCGGCCAAGTTCAACACGAAGTACAACCTCGCCGGCATCAGCGAAGGCAGCTTCCTGAAGCATACCAGCGTCGGCGCCTCGGTTCGCTGGATCGACAAGGCTAACATCGGCTTCTACGGCATGGGATACGATCCCAACAAGGACCTCACCCTGCCGGAAAACAAGATCACCACGCTCGACACGAACCGTCCGATCTACTCCCCAGCCGAAACCTTCGTCGACCTCTTCGTGACCTACAAGACCAAGCTATTCGACGACAAGGTAGCCGCCACCTTCCAGCTCAACGTCAAGAACGCGTTCGAAAACGGCGGCGGCCTGCAAGCCACCCAAGCCTACCTCGACGGAACCGTGGCCACCTACCGCATCATCGATCCGCGCCAATTCATTTTGTCCGCATCATTCGACATGTAA
- a CDS encoding LacI family DNA-binding transcriptional regulator has translation MEHKVTLNDIAEQAGVHRSTVSLALRNHPRISKPVRDRIQKLASDLDYRVNPLVAALMQERRTGRPAFDSTIAFVTNYPERFGWRPTHHSRPDFYPGAVERAKQLGYNLEHFWLAEPGMTAQRFCDILATRSIHGLIIGRLPPGQCELQLPLGNFSCVALGMTLRNPVLHHVTENHFQTVWRSMRQCVERGYKRIGFVFSGDNDSPRVGDRWISAFLGYQASLPEADRVPFCHQIPPTEREFAEWFETNRPDAILATHSEVVLDWLSHLKVKVPDEVGIVALEAELKTKCAGIYYEPKKIGELAVEMLVGLMHRNERGVPSDQHEILLSGEWHEGWSLPDRKKR, from the coding sequence GTGGAACACAAAGTGACTCTGAACGATATCGCGGAGCAAGCAGGCGTGCATCGATCCACCGTATCGCTCGCCTTGCGCAACCACCCGCGCATTTCCAAACCCGTCCGCGACCGTATCCAAAAATTGGCGTCAGACTTGGACTATCGCGTCAATCCGCTGGTCGCAGCCCTCATGCAGGAGCGCCGTACCGGGAGACCCGCCTTCGACAGTACCATCGCCTTCGTAACCAACTACCCTGAGCGCTTCGGTTGGCGGCCCACCCACCACTCCCGGCCCGACTTCTATCCGGGCGCCGTCGAGCGAGCCAAGCAGCTCGGCTACAACCTAGAACACTTCTGGCTCGCCGAGCCCGGCATGACCGCGCAGCGCTTCTGCGATATCCTCGCAACCCGAAGCATCCACGGACTTATCATCGGACGCCTCCCCCCTGGCCAATGCGAGCTGCAGCTGCCATTGGGCAACTTTTCCTGCGTCGCCCTCGGCATGACGCTACGCAACCCTGTCCTCCACCACGTCACCGAAAACCACTTCCAGACCGTTTGGAGAAGCATGCGCCAATGCGTGGAACGCGGCTACAAACGGATCGGCTTCGTCTTCTCCGGCGACAACGACAGCCCACGCGTGGGCGACCGCTGGATATCAGCTTTTCTCGGCTACCAAGCCTCCTTGCCCGAGGCGGACCGCGTCCCCTTCTGTCACCAGATTCCACCTACAGAAAGAGAGTTCGCGGAATGGTTCGAAACGAATCGCCCCGATGCAATCCTAGCCACCCACTCCGAGGTCGTGCTCGATTGGCTCTCCCACCTGAAAGTCAAGGTTCCCGACGAAGTCGGCATCGTGGCCTTGGAGGCGGAACTCAAGACGAAGTGCGCTGGCATCTACTACGAGCCGAAGAAAATTGGCGAACTCGCCGTCGAAATGCTGGTAGGCCTCATGCACCGCAACGAACGCGGAGTGCCCAGCGACCAACACGAGATCCTCCTTTCCGGCGAGTGGCACGAAGGCTGGAGCCTGCCCGACCGCAAGAAGCGATAG
- a CDS encoding pectate lyase: protein MRLKRFSVVFSILAAIAFAASLGAEPLAFPHAEGYGRFASGGRGGTVYEVTHLGDSGPGSLREAVEAKGPRTVVFRVSGTIYLESDLKVNNGDLTIAGQSAPGDGICIAKRGLQVNADNVVIRFIRVRLGDLYPRENGLQSFESDAFECRYTDNVIIDHCTSSWSIDECATAYNNTNFTMQWCMVTESLRNSFHSKGAHGYGGIWGGTNVTFHHNLLAHHTSRTPRFNGARYDDPATWDRQVDHRDNVVYNWGGNSCYGGEPNASGFQANYNIVNNFYKSGPATSGSKRDRIIEVTPLDGKVSRFFVGGNYVWGEEAAIEDNWLGVDNIPSGQEAAARAGKPFLMAPLTSQDAHAAFDAVLNWGGASFPSRDSVDTRIVEEVRSGATTYGDNGIVDSQEEVGGYPVLSSDEAPLDTDGDGMPDEWELAHDLDPADSSDRNTVDTKTGYTALEIYLNGLVSHLYPNPRVEMRRTEAALVIDWENLLNDASLFSSSDAEAWIFEQDSGTQGQVAVPLEAVQSLRFYRFGPKQE from the coding sequence ATGCGCTTGAAGCGTTTCAGCGTTGTCTTCTCGATTCTCGCGGCGATCGCGTTTGCAGCTTCACTCGGCGCTGAGCCGTTGGCGTTTCCTCACGCGGAGGGATACGGTCGATTTGCCAGCGGTGGGCGCGGAGGAACCGTTTACGAAGTGACGCACCTTGGCGACTCCGGGCCTGGAAGCCTGCGCGAGGCGGTGGAGGCTAAAGGTCCCCGCACTGTCGTTTTTCGGGTGTCAGGCACGATCTACCTGGAGTCAGACCTCAAGGTGAACAATGGCGATTTGACGATCGCAGGGCAAAGCGCCCCGGGCGATGGGATCTGCATTGCCAAGCGTGGTTTGCAGGTGAATGCCGACAACGTAGTGATTCGCTTCATACGCGTACGGCTTGGCGATCTCTACCCTCGAGAAAACGGCCTGCAAAGCTTCGAGTCAGATGCATTCGAGTGTCGGTATACGGACAACGTCATCATCGATCACTGCACCTCCTCTTGGTCTATCGACGAGTGCGCAACCGCCTACAACAATACGAATTTCACTATGCAGTGGTGTATGGTGACGGAGAGCTTGCGCAACTCCTTCCACTCGAAGGGAGCGCATGGATACGGAGGAATCTGGGGCGGAACCAACGTCACGTTCCATCACAATCTGCTAGCCCACCATACGAGTCGCACCCCCCGCTTCAATGGTGCGCGTTATGACGACCCGGCAACTTGGGATCGCCAAGTGGACCATCGCGACAACGTGGTCTACAACTGGGGTGGCAACAGCTGCTATGGCGGCGAGCCCAATGCGAGCGGCTTTCAGGCGAATTACAATATCGTGAACAACTTTTATAAATCAGGGCCGGCTACCTCTGGCAGCAAGCGCGACCGCATCATCGAGGTTACGCCGCTCGACGGTAAGGTGAGTCGCTTCTTCGTGGGTGGTAACTATGTCTGGGGTGAGGAGGCTGCGATCGAAGACAATTGGCTCGGTGTCGACAACATCCCTTCGGGCCAAGAAGCTGCGGCCCGAGCTGGAAAACCATTTCTCATGGCTCCGCTGACTTCTCAAGATGCCCATGCTGCCTTCGACGCAGTTCTGAACTGGGGTGGGGCTTCGTTCCCTAGTAGGGACAGCGTGGATACGCGAATTGTTGAGGAGGTCAGATCCGGGGCAACGACCTATGGCGACAATGGCATTGTCGACTCTCAAGAGGAAGTCGGAGGCTATCCTGTCCTCTCCTCCGACGAGGCTCCGCTGGACACCGATGGCGATGGCATGCCTGATGAATGGGAACTGGCGCACGACCTCGACCCTGCAGACTCGAGCGATCGAAATACTGTGGATACGAAAACTGGATACACGGCCTTGGAAATCTATCTAAACGGATTGGTTTCGCACCTTTACCCCAATCCGCGTGTGGAGATGCGTCGGACCGAGGCTGCTCTCGTTATCGATTGGGAAAACCTGTTGAACGATGCGTCGCTTTTTTCCAGCAGCGACGCGGAGGCTTGGATTTTTGAGCAGGATTCGGGCACTCAGGGGCAGGTCGCGGTTCCCCTCGAGGCTGTGCAATCCCTCCGCTTCTACCGCTTTGGTCCGAAGCAGGAATGA
- a CDS encoding MFS transporter, whose translation MPETNTPKTLNKPDGNLRWVICSLLFFSVAINYLDRLTISVLKTPLSEQFGWSNSDYGYITGAFSFAYAFGYLFGGRLSDRWGVKKALPYFVGAWSLFAGLHGLCAFLDLDETITAIAPEIRTAFPYLVISFVTVPMTAAGFIYGRIALGLCQGGNFPAAIKTVAEWFPVRERATATGWFNAGSNVGAVACPFIVSYLYAAVGFQLTFYITGAVGLVWVIAWKALYRPPEEHPKLSPSELAYIRDGQPESEEKPPQVPWISLLGYRAAWAYLIASILAGPAWGFYQFFVPDFLQQVFSLDQGDTAKATASFFLVATAGGVLGGWFAGKLLAKGWSLNKARKTALLVCALCVVPIYFAPFVPSVWMAIAIVGIAGSAHQGWSANLFSVVGDTMPREAISSVVGMGGFAAYMTGGFVNIITGAILDKTGSYISVFAYFSGMYILSLIAIQILVPVIGRKSKATN comes from the coding sequence ATGCCCGAAACGAACACTCCAAAAACTCTAAACAAACCCGACGGAAACCTCCGCTGGGTCATTTGCAGCCTCCTTTTCTTTTCGGTTGCGATCAACTACCTCGATCGGCTCACCATCAGCGTGCTCAAGACGCCGCTCAGCGAGCAGTTCGGCTGGTCGAATAGTGACTATGGATACATCACAGGCGCCTTCTCCTTCGCCTACGCGTTCGGCTACCTCTTCGGCGGGCGACTCAGCGACCGCTGGGGCGTCAAGAAAGCGCTTCCCTATTTCGTGGGAGCTTGGAGTCTGTTCGCTGGGCTGCACGGCCTCTGCGCCTTCCTGGACCTCGATGAAACCATCACCGCCATCGCCCCGGAGATTCGCACCGCCTTCCCCTACCTCGTAATTTCATTCGTCACGGTGCCCATGACGGCCGCCGGCTTCATCTACGGCCGCATCGCCCTCGGCCTTTGCCAAGGCGGCAACTTTCCCGCAGCCATCAAAACCGTCGCCGAATGGTTCCCCGTCCGGGAGCGAGCGACCGCAACTGGCTGGTTCAACGCTGGCTCCAACGTCGGCGCCGTCGCCTGCCCCTTCATCGTCAGCTACCTGTACGCCGCAGTGGGATTTCAGCTTACCTTCTACATCACGGGCGCCGTAGGCCTCGTTTGGGTCATCGCTTGGAAAGCGCTCTACCGACCCCCTGAAGAGCATCCCAAGCTTTCGCCAAGCGAGCTCGCCTACATCCGCGACGGCCAGCCGGAGTCCGAGGAGAAACCTCCCCAAGTTCCCTGGATCAGCCTGCTCGGCTACCGAGCCGCTTGGGCCTACCTCATCGCCAGCATTCTCGCCGGCCCCGCCTGGGGCTTCTATCAGTTCTTCGTGCCGGACTTCCTGCAGCAGGTATTTTCCCTCGACCAAGGAGACACCGCAAAAGCCACGGCAAGTTTCTTCCTTGTCGCCACCGCTGGAGGCGTATTGGGCGGCTGGTTCGCAGGCAAACTCCTAGCTAAGGGCTGGTCCCTCAACAAGGCCCGCAAAACCGCCCTCCTGGTCTGCGCCCTCTGTGTCGTACCCATCTACTTCGCCCCCTTCGTTCCCTCGGTCTGGATGGCCATCGCCATCGTCGGCATCGCCGGTTCCGCCCACCAAGGCTGGTCCGCCAACCTCTTCAGCGTTGTCGGCGATACCATGCCACGCGAAGCGATCAGCTCCGTCGTCGGCATGGGAGGCTTCGCCGCCTACATGACCGGCGGCTTCGTCAACATCATCACCGGAGCCATTCTCGACAAGACCGGCAGCTACATATCCGTTTTCGCCTACTTCTCCGGCATGTACATCCTCTCGCTCATCGCGATCCAAATCCTCGTCCCGGTCATCGGACGCAAGAGCAAGGCTACCAACTAA